The DNA window GGCTGTCCAAGCCAAGGTTTCCAACTACATCGTCAAACCCTTCACCCCCGAGACCCTGGCCCAGAAGATCGACAAGATTTTCGGCAAATAGAAAAGGCGGGGCCGCACGGCCCCGCCTTCATTTCATATTCCGTCCCGCCGCCGTGTTCAGGTGTATTCCACCCGGACGGCATCCAAATATTCCCGCAGCCGCCGCGCCAGTTCCCGGGCAGCCGAGGCCTCGCCGCGTCCGGCTGCGGTTTCCAATTCCCCGCCGAGGTCGCGCAGGCCCAAGAAGCCGTATGCGGCTCCGGCGCCTTT is part of the Desulfovibrio aminophilus DSM 12254 genome and encodes:
- a CDS encoding Hpt domain-containing protein; this encodes MGRDVVERIDADLAELVDRFLECSRRDQEALERALDADDLDTARRIGHSAKGAGAAYGFLGLRDLGGELETAAGRGEASAARELARRLREYLDAVRVEYT